The DNA window CTGGAAGGAGAGGGTACCCCTTTCGTGGGCTATTCTCTGGCTAAGGACGAAAAGTTTTTTGCCAAAGTGGTCGATGTGGTCGAAGATAAGAACAGCCATTTTATTATTTTAGACAGCACTCCATTTTTTGCTGAGATGGGAGGAGAGATTGGGGATACCGGTAGTTTGCGTGGGAATGGTGCGTCGGTGGAGGTCTTGGATACCATCAGGAATGAATCAAATCTGGTGCTGCATAAATTACTTAAAAATGTTGGCCTGAAGCCAGGCGACGAAATGGAGTGCGTGGTTGATATGGAAAGAAGGAAAAGCATTCAGCGGAATCATACCGCGACGCATTTGCTGCATTTTGCTCTGAGAAATATACTTGGCGATCATGTGAAACAGGCAGGTTCCATGGTCGACGCCATGAAATTAAGATTTGATTTTAACCATTTTTCTTCGTTGTCAGATATCCAATTGCGTGATATTGAGCATCTTGTAAATCAATGTATTCTAAAAAATTTGGCAGTAAATTGTGATGTTATGCCCTTTGCTGAAAAACCGAATAATTGTATCGCGTTTTTTGGTGAAAAATATGGTAAAATCGTAAGAGTTGTGACCATTGGTGATATTTCCTGTGAGCTATGCGGCGGTTGCCATGCCAGTAATACCGGCGAAATAGGTTTATTTAAAATCTTGGCCGAGAGCGCCATATCGTCCGGTGTCCGAAGAATCGAAGCCGTTTCTGGATTTTCTGCCCTTGGGTTTATGGAAAAAGTTACCGGAGATTTGAAGGATATTTCAAAAAAATTGTCCTGTTCCATGGATAGAGTTTCAGAGAGTTTTATGCAAATGCTTGAACGGACTGTTTATCTTGAGAACCAGTTAAAGGTGATGAAAAATAGCCAAAACGAGGCCATGGTTAGGGATCTTATGAGTGGCTGTTTAATGAAAAATGATCTGAAGTTTGTTCTAGATATCATTGACGTGGACAGTCCTGCAGATCTTAGAGCCATAGCTATGTTGCTGTCTAAAAAATTGTCCGATGACTTTTGGTTTGTGCTCTGTGGAAAAATGCCAGATGGATCCGGGGCAATTTTGGTTTCCTGCTCAAAAAAAGCCATATCAGGTGGTGTAAAAGCTAATCTTATGTTGAAAAAATTGTCGGAAAAAATGGATATTAAAGGTGGTGGCAATGAAGAGTTGGCCATGGGTGGTGTCAAAGATGGTGGTTTATTTAATGAAAGATTAGAAACATTGAAGAATCTCTAGTTCTATGGCGTCGCAACGCAAACGGCCAGAGTCGGTCAAGGCCATATTTGTTTCGTTGATCTGGGCATAATTTTCTTCGACCAATCGACCAAATAAAATTTTTAAATTGTCATTGCCGTGGTCACCAAATCTATTCACTAGATCGGGAAAATTCACTCCCTGGTTCATCCGAATGCCGAACAGTAAACCATCTATAAACATATCTCTAGAGGATAGTTGTATATCATCTATTAGGATTGAGCGATTGCTATCAATGCCATCCATCCATGGTTGTAGCGATGGAATGTTTGTATATCTTCGAAATTTGTATTGAGAGCTGGCCGAAGGGCCAAGGCCTAACCATTCGTGCATTTGCCAAGTATTCATGTTGTGAAGTGATTCTCGGCCTGGTCGGCAGAAATTTGAAATCTCGTATTGGAGGAAGCCATGATCTTTCAATCTGTGACAGGTTTCTATATAAAATTCCGCTTCACTGTCTTCATCTTTGGAGATATGAAAATCATTTTCCTTGGTCATGCAGTAGGTAGATATATGCTCAGGAGCTAGCCAAATGGCCTGATCTAGGTCATCAAGCCAGGACCGAAGATTCTGATGGGTTGGCGAGAAAATAAGATCCATATTTATGTTGGAAAAATTCTGCTTTCGTAGCATTTCGTAGGCTTCCAGTGGATGATGCTGTCGGCGGCCAAATAATTGGAGAGTATGATTATTAAAGCTTTGTACTCCAAGGGAAATTCGATTTACACCGATTTCTTTCAATGCAATTAGTCTGTCTATTTTTACCGTTGATGGGGCCAGTTCAAAGGTCCATTCGGTCGGAGCTCGGTGGCATTTTTTTTCAATGGCTTGGCCAATGGTTATAATGTGTTCAGGTGTTAAAATTCCCGGTGTTCCTCCGCCGAAATATATGCTATCGAAAGTTCTATTATCTTGGATGTTTTGTAATTCTTTTTGTAGATATTTCACATATAGATTCACTGAAATTTTCGATAGAGGTTCTTTGTAAAATGCACAATAGGAACACGTTGTTGGGCAAAATGGCACATGAATATATAGGCCAATTCGTGTATTTGTGAAAGCTTTTGCTTGCAGATCCATTTTTGTCTATTTATATCAATAAGCAAAATATGGAATTGAAAGAATTTTTTTCTAAATTTACATTT is part of the Puniceicoccales bacterium genome and encodes:
- the hemW gene encoding radical SAM family heme chaperone HemW — translated: MDLQAKAFTNTRIGLYIHVPFCPTTCSYCAFYKEPLSKISVNLYVKYLQKELQNIQDNRTFDSIYFGGGTPGILTPEHIITIGQAIEKKCHRAPTEWTFELAPSTVKIDRLIALKEIGVNRISLGVQSFNNHTLQLFGRRQHHPLEAYEMLRKQNFSNINMDLIFSPTHQNLRSWLDDLDQAIWLAPEHISTYCMTKENDFHISKDEDSEAEFYIETCHRLKDHGFLQYEISNFCRPGRESLHNMNTWQMHEWLGLGPSASSQYKFRRYTNIPSLQPWMDGIDSNRSILIDDIQLSSRDMFIDGLLFGIRMNQGVNFPDLVNRFGDHGNDNLKILFGRLVEENYAQINETNMALTDSGRLRCDAIELEILQCF